One Bacillota bacterium genomic region harbors:
- a CDS encoding septum site-determining protein MinC produces MAGNQNVEIKGTRDGLVIFLNPTCDFDELKNALLRQLERACDFFKGARFTFHLGKKNLPVEQKQELVSIVARYGLVYTENIAYPTTNRTAKPTQAVREPQSTLPSKTQSSGSADLTTALPPGAGAAQLIRHSLRAGESIITDKHVVITGDVHPGTSVTSAGSIVVLGTLSGKAVAGAYGNKDSVVTALRFRPTALSIAGIAAGPPSKTLVNVKAFIKGGRVTIMPLRESHKNN; encoded by the coding sequence ATGGCGGGAAATCAGAATGTCGAAATCAAAGGAACGCGTGACGGCCTAGTCATTTTCTTGAACCCTACCTGCGATTTTGACGAACTAAAAAACGCTCTTCTTCGTCAACTGGAACGCGCCTGCGATTTCTTCAAGGGAGCCCGCTTCACCTTTCACCTCGGAAAGAAAAACCTTCCTGTCGAACAAAAGCAGGAACTTGTCAGCATAGTTGCCCGCTACGGCCTTGTTTACACCGAAAACATCGCCTATCCTACGACAAACAGGACCGCAAAACCAACGCAGGCTGTCCGCGAACCCCAAAGTACCTTGCCGTCTAAAACACAATCCTCCGGCTCAGCCGATCTGACAACTGCATTGCCGCCGGGCGCCGGCGCCGCCCAATTGATTCGCCATAGCCTGCGCGCGGGGGAGTCGATCATCACCGATAAACACGTCGTTATAACGGGTGACGTTCATCCGGGTACATCGGTGACTTCAGCCGGAAGTATAGTCGTACTTGGTACTCTTAGCGGCAAAGCCGTCGCCGGCGCTTACGGCAATAAAGATTCCGTCGTTACCGCGCTGAGGTTTAGACCCACGGCTCTTTCGATCGCCGGTATCGCCGCAGGCCCGCCCTCGAAAACGCTCGTTAACGTTAAGGCGTTTATTAAGGGCGGCAGGGTTACCATCATGCCCCTCCGCGAATCACACAAGAATAATTAG
- a CDS encoding GGDEF domain-containing protein — MNNEKGSIGIGVNFGIRQALVLLLCWALPVALRMLAAPLGREVWILYVVPSALCAYTWGLRGAVAAAVIPAALIGAVGKIKNESEFPAVVLTVGVSLFLGLLIERARTKETELRESISNLQQLVITDPLTGVYNRRYLFERLGEEVARAKRYAIPVSVIMLDIDSFKTYNDKHGHLTGDVLLQTIAQTIRGALRQEDVVVRYGGDEFAIILTGADARSAKVTAERLRNAVRSRGMSISLGVVTYPQDAVVAEELLKRADFYLLAAKAGGKNQVYALES; from the coding sequence ATGAATAACGAAAAGGGGTCGATAGGTATTGGGGTGAATTTCGGGATCCGCCAGGCGCTTGTGCTGTTACTCTGCTGGGCGTTGCCGGTCGCGCTCCGGATGCTTGCGGCGCCCTTAGGAAGAGAAGTGTGGATTCTGTATGTGGTTCCGTCGGCGTTGTGTGCCTACACCTGGGGGTTGAGGGGGGCGGTTGCCGCCGCTGTGATACCTGCCGCGCTTATAGGAGCGGTCGGTAAAATAAAGAACGAAAGCGAATTTCCGGCGGTGGTCTTAACGGTGGGAGTATCACTTTTTCTGGGGTTGTTGATTGAGCGCGCGCGAACCAAGGAAACTGAACTTCGTGAGAGCATAAGTAATCTGCAGCAGCTGGTTATTACCGACCCGCTGACCGGTGTATATAACCGCCGATACCTGTTTGAACGTCTCGGCGAGGAGGTCGCCCGGGCGAAACGGTACGCAATACCCGTTTCGGTGATAATGCTTGATATCGACAGTTTTAAGACGTACAATGATAAGCACGGTCATCTTACAGGAGATGTCCTTTTGCAGACAATAGCCCAAACCATCAGAGGGGCTCTGAGACAGGAGGATGTCGTCGTACGTTACGGCGGCGATGAGTTCGCAATTATCCTCACCGGGGCTGATGCCCGTTCGGCTAAGGTGACTGCGGAAAGGCTGCGCAACGCTGTAAGGAGCAGAGGTATGAGTATAAGTCTCGGGGTGGTTACGTACCCGCAAGACGCTGTGGTGGCCGAAGAGTTGTTAAAACGCGCCGACTTTTACCTTCTTGCGGCCAAAGCCGGAGGAAAGAACCAGGTTTACGCGCTTGAGAGTTAG
- a CDS encoding glycogen/starch synthase has translation MFDRPLKVLFVSSEVVPFAKVGGLADVAGSLPKALAIGPDEQINDIRVVLPHYKQIEGMEYVLDFPVELAGELRTCILRKSKLDSQYKGRSETVPVYFAGNYNYFYRDGIYAFSDDAERFAFFCYAVLEMLPRLGWQPDIIHCNDWQTGPIPLLLKNQYMNNPFYRKMATVFTIHNLQYQGNFPPEKMELFNIGEDYFVPELLEFYGTFSFMKAGILYSDVVSTVSRTYAREIQTPAMGERLDGVLRMRSKDLYGIVNGINYHEFNPATDPRIHRNFSVDTIEDKKENKFALQKEMGLPFKDVPVLGLVSRLVAQKGLDLIDEIADELMHLDIQMVVLGTGDPYYEKVFERLKQRYPKKIGLHIGFNLVLAQRIYAGSDIFLMPSKFEPCGLGQLIAMRYGTIPVARATGGLADTVSEFNAATVSGNGFVFTEYTPRELYATIARALKLYRDNPEMWQRLVKKTMSLDFSWARSGVEYLQVYRDAISKKTLAMRTA, from the coding sequence GTGTTTGACCGGCCGCTAAAGGTTCTTTTTGTCTCTTCGGAAGTAGTGCCTTTCGCAAAGGTGGGAGGACTGGCCGATGTCGCCGGCTCACTGCCGAAAGCCCTGGCTATCGGACCGGACGAACAGATAAACGATATCCGGGTGGTGCTGCCGCACTACAAACAAATCGAAGGCATGGAGTATGTCCTTGATTTTCCGGTCGAACTGGCGGGAGAGCTCCGTACGTGTATTCTACGGAAAAGCAAGCTGGATTCGCAATACAAGGGCAGAAGCGAAACAGTACCCGTTTACTTTGCGGGCAATTACAATTATTTTTACCGAGACGGTATTTATGCCTTTTCTGATGATGCGGAGCGTTTTGCCTTCTTCTGTTACGCAGTCCTGGAAATGCTCCCGCGGCTCGGCTGGCAGCCCGATATCATTCACTGCAACGACTGGCAGACCGGTCCCATCCCTCTGCTCCTAAAAAATCAATACATGAACAACCCTTTCTACCGTAAAATGGCCACCGTCTTTACGATCCACAACCTTCAGTACCAGGGAAACTTCCCTCCGGAGAAAATGGAGTTGTTTAATATCGGAGAAGATTATTTTGTGCCGGAACTCCTTGAATTCTACGGCACCTTCAGCTTCATGAAGGCCGGAATCCTGTATTCGGACGTGGTCAGTACCGTCAGCAGGACGTATGCCCGGGAAATTCAGACGCCGGCTATGGGTGAAAGACTGGACGGGGTACTCCGGATGAGGTCGAAAGATCTCTACGGTATCGTCAACGGGATTAATTATCATGAGTTCAATCCCGCTACCGACCCGCGGATTCACCGCAACTTCAGTGTCGACACCATTGAGGACAAGAAGGAAAATAAATTCGCTCTTCAAAAAGAGATGGGACTGCCGTTTAAAGATGTTCCCGTTCTGGGTTTAGTCTCGCGTCTCGTCGCCCAGAAAGGTCTTGACCTGATCGACGAAATCGCTGATGAACTGATGCATCTGGATATCCAGATGGTGGTGCTCGGCACCGGAGACCCCTATTATGAAAAGGTTTTTGAACGCCTCAAGCAGCGCTACCCTAAAAAAATCGGGCTGCATATCGGTTTTAATCTCGTTTTGGCGCAGCGAATCTACGCGGGATCGGACATATTTTTGATGCCGTCCAAATTCGAACCGTGCGGTCTGGGACAGTTAATCGCCATGCGCTACGGAACGATTCCCGTCGCGAGAGCAACCGGAGGATTGGCCGATACCGTAAGCGAGTTTAATGCCGCTACCGTATCGGGAAACGGGTTTGTCTTCACGGAATACACCCCGCGAGAGCTATACGCGACCATTGCCCGGGCTTTGAAGCTATACCGCGACAACCCGGAGATGTGGCAGCGCCTGGTTAAGAAAACAATGTCCCTCGATTTTTCATGGGCGCGTTCGGGAGTCGAGTACCTTCAGGTCTACCGGGACGCGATTTCGAAGAAGACCTTGGCTATGAGAACCGCGTGA
- a CDS encoding NUDIX hydrolase translates to MLHEETLSSERVYSGKIINVRVDTVLLPDGRTGTREVVEYAGAVAVVALTDDKEVVMVRQYRHPVGKVLVEIPAGKIEETEDPETSARRELIEEAGIRARSWRCLGRFYSTPGFTSEMMHLYLVRDLSFHQQETDEDEFVEVVRIPFPKALEMVYKGEICDAKSICGLLWSSKVLEQRG, encoded by the coding sequence ATGCTGCACGAAGAAACCTTAAGCTCGGAGCGCGTTTACAGCGGGAAAATAATTAACGTACGGGTCGACACGGTCCTTCTACCTGACGGGCGTACCGGCACCAGGGAAGTCGTGGAGTACGCCGGGGCAGTGGCAGTGGTGGCGCTTACGGACGACAAGGAGGTGGTGATGGTGCGGCAGTATCGCCACCCCGTAGGAAAGGTGTTGGTGGAAATCCCGGCGGGGAAGATCGAAGAGACCGAGGATCCCGAAACATCCGCGCGTCGTGAACTTATCGAGGAGGCGGGAATCAGAGCCCGGTCGTGGCGGTGCCTTGGCCGGTTCTACTCCACCCCCGGGTTTACCAGCGAGATGATGCACCTTTACCTCGTACGTGACCTTTCTTTCCACCAGCAGGAAACCGACGAGGATGAATTTGTTGAGGTGGTCCGGATTCCGTTCCCGAAGGCGCTGGAAATGGTCTATAAGGGCGAAATTTGTGACGCCAAATCAATATGTGGTCTATTGTGGAGCAGTAAAGTGTTGGAACAGCGCGGCTAA
- a CDS encoding zinc metalloprotease HtpX, which yields MNRIRIVALLAVLSVILVLIGQSAFGGQGALIFFFIALAMNFFSYYYSDKIVIRMTGSRPLSRSEAPEIYDIVERLVSRAGLPMPRVYLTPSMQPNAFATGRNPQHAAVAVTEGLVRLLNKTEIEGVLAHELAHVKNRDTLVGTIAASIAGAITLIASVARWGMILGSNRDDNEGGNPLAALILLIVAPIAALLVQMAISRAGEFNADATGARIAGHPDGLASALLKLEQGARRIPMEVSPASSHLFIVNPLSAGSMARLFSTHPSTNERIKRLRQMTL from the coding sequence TTGAACAGGATTCGAATTGTTGCGCTTCTCGCAGTCCTGTCGGTAATACTGGTGCTTATCGGTCAGTCCGCTTTCGGAGGGCAGGGAGCGTTAATATTTTTCTTTATCGCTCTTGCCATGAACTTTTTTTCATATTATTACAGCGATAAGATCGTTATCAGGATGACCGGTTCAAGGCCGCTGAGCCGCAGCGAAGCCCCTGAGATATACGACATAGTTGAGCGTTTGGTAAGCCGGGCGGGCCTGCCGATGCCGCGCGTTTATCTCACGCCTTCCATGCAGCCCAACGCATTCGCTACCGGCCGAAATCCGCAGCATGCAGCGGTGGCGGTAACGGAAGGTCTTGTTCGCCTCTTAAATAAGACGGAAATAGAAGGGGTGCTGGCACACGAACTGGCTCATGTTAAAAACCGTGACACGCTTGTTGGTACCATTGCTGCGAGTATCGCCGGCGCTATAACCCTTATCGCGAGCGTAGCCCGATGGGGAATGATTCTGGGCAGTAACCGGGACGATAACGAGGGGGGCAACCCGCTGGCCGCTTTAATTCTGCTGATCGTCGCACCCATCGCTGCCTTGCTGGTACAGATGGCGATCTCGCGCGCGGGAGAGTTTAACGCCGACGCTACGGGAGCAAGGATCGCGGGACACCCCGACGGTCTGGCAAGCGCACTCCTGAAGCTCGAGCAGGGGGCAAGGCGGATCCCGATGGAGGTAAGCCCGGCATCTTCTCATCTTTTTATTGTAAACCCGCTCTCGGCGGGCAGCATGGCGCGCTTGTTCAGCACCCATCCTTCCACAAACGAACGGATAAAAAGACTCCGGCAAATGACCTTGTAA
- a CDS encoding Hsp20/alpha crystallin family protein, whose product MSMMRRRDPYGELSNIRDQMNKLWDVLRPGLGFRLGTPGEIPSPRIDLHQSENDIRAVVEIPGLESKDDIEVIVTDNTLTVRGEIKRSYEQEGEGVFHSERYYGAFNRTLSLPVEVKPDESTASYKNGVLEIRMPKTEASKRRTVRVPIH is encoded by the coding sequence ATGTCTATGATGCGGCGGCGTGACCCCTACGGCGAGTTGTCAAACATACGTGACCAGATGAACAAGTTGTGGGATGTCCTTCGGCCCGGCCTTGGTTTTCGTCTCGGCACCCCGGGTGAAATCCCTTCACCCCGGATCGACCTCCACCAGAGTGAAAACGACATCAGGGCGGTCGTCGAGATACCGGGCCTTGAATCCAAAGACGATATTGAGGTAATCGTAACTGATAATACGTTAACCGTGCGGGGGGAAATTAAACGGAGCTACGAGCAGGAAGGCGAAGGGGTATTCCATAGTGAGAGATACTACGGCGCTTTTAACCGTACCCTTAGTCTACCGGTAGAGGTAAAACCCGACGAATCCACAGCAAGCTACAAAAACGGCGTCTTGGAAATTCGCATGCCTAAAACCGAGGCAAGTAAGCGGCGAACGGTCAGGGTGCCGATTCATTAA
- the aprB gene encoding adenylyl-sulfate reductase subunit beta, producing the protein MPAFVIAEKCDGCKGQDKTACMYICPNDLMILDKERMKSYQRDPQLCWECLCCAKICPQQAIDVRGYADFVPMGSACIPLRGSEDIMWTIKFRDGEVKRFKFPIRTTPEGSAVPDGGYGPGSKANDINDQYLFTEPESAGMDFFAK; encoded by the coding sequence ATGCCCGCGTTCGTAATCGCCGAGAAGTGCGATGGTTGCAAGGGTCAGGATAAGACCGCATGCATGTACATCTGCCCCAACGACCTGATGATTCTCGATAAAGAGCGGATGAAATCCTACCAGCGCGATCCCCAGTTATGCTGGGAATGCCTTTGCTGCGCGAAAATCTGCCCCCAGCAGGCCATCGACGTAAGAGGATACGCCGACTTTGTTCCGATGGGATCGGCTTGCATACCTCTGAGAGGTTCCGAGGATATCATGTGGACCATTAAGTTCCGCGACGGCGAAGTAAAGCGCTTCAAATTCCCCATCCGGACCACACCGGAAGGCAGCGCAGTCCCGGACGGAGGCTACGGCCCCGGTTCTAAGGCCAACGATATCAACGACCAGTATTTGTTCACCGAACCGGAATCCGCAGGAATGGATTTCTTCGCGAAATAA
- the aprA gene encoding adenylyl-sulfate reductase subunit alpha, giving the protein MPVPTFETVEITTDILICGAGMAGCGAMFEAAYWAKKNGVKIVVADKAATDRSGAVAQGLSAINMYMNTAGGERTPEAFAQMVYGDMMGIVRQDLAYDIARHVDSSVHLFEKWGLPIWREADGKPIRSGAWQVMISGESYKILVAEASKKALFDAGGELYERVFIIEPLMDGDRIAGAIGFSTRENKIYVFRAKVVLANMGGAVHVFRPRSTGEGLGRTWYPPFQTGSSTYFTLRAGAEQCCQEIRFVPVRFKDAYGPVGAWFLLFKSTATNALDESYMQTRADDIKGWAPFDTFKPMPANLRNYLGILDEIDGKGPLLMRTNRAIAALAEKYKDDPKAFKKKMKDLESEAWEDFLDMTIGQANLWAAQNVRPEQVPSEITGAEPYFIGSHSGASGTWASGPADIAPPEYQMGYNRMTTVKGLFVAGDACGASPHKFSSGSFTEGRIAGKSMVKFALENNTLPNLDAAQVEEFKGRILKPFELYEQHKDYGTTDEVNPNYILPRQYLFRLQKLMDEYAGGWSSSFTTNKTKLDIAMQLLDWLKEDGEKMVARNLHELMRLFENQQRTWQAESHVRTILAREETRWPGYYARKDTPTMNPDLQKFINMKWSAAGGWEVVDRPMITIFK; this is encoded by the coding sequence ATGCCGGTCCCGACTTTTGAAACCGTAGAAATAACTACCGACATATTGATTTGTGGCGCAGGTATGGCCGGATGTGGCGCGATGTTTGAAGCCGCTTACTGGGCCAAGAAAAACGGCGTTAAGATTGTTGTAGCCGACAAGGCTGCAACCGACCGCAGCGGCGCAGTGGCGCAGGGTCTCTCGGCTATCAATATGTACATGAATACCGCCGGCGGCGAGCGCACGCCGGAAGCTTTCGCCCAAATGGTTTACGGCGACATGATGGGCATCGTCCGCCAGGACCTTGCTTACGATATCGCCCGCCACGTCGACTCGAGCGTGCACCTCTTCGAGAAATGGGGTCTCCCGATCTGGCGTGAGGCCGACGGGAAGCCGATCCGCTCCGGCGCATGGCAGGTTATGATCAGCGGCGAGTCCTACAAAATCCTCGTCGCGGAAGCTTCCAAAAAGGCCCTTTTTGATGCGGGCGGCGAGCTTTATGAGCGTGTCTTTATCATCGAGCCTTTGATGGACGGCGACAGGATCGCCGGCGCTATCGGTTTCAGCACCCGTGAGAATAAGATATACGTCTTCCGGGCAAAGGTTGTACTCGCCAACATGGGCGGCGCCGTGCACGTCTTCCGGCCGCGCTCCACCGGTGAGGGCCTGGGCCGCACCTGGTACCCGCCCTTCCAGACCGGTTCCAGCACCTACTTTACCTTAAGAGCAGGCGCGGAACAGTGCTGCCAGGAGATCCGGTTCGTGCCCGTGCGGTTCAAGGACGCGTACGGCCCGGTCGGCGCCTGGTTCCTCCTCTTCAAGTCCACCGCCACGAACGCTCTGGATGAAAGCTACATGCAGACCCGTGCGGATGACATCAAGGGGTGGGCGCCCTTTGACACGTTTAAGCCGATGCCGGCCAACCTCCGTAACTACCTGGGCATCCTCGACGAAATCGACGGCAAGGGTCCGTTGCTCATGAGGACCAACCGCGCGATCGCCGCCCTGGCCGAGAAATACAAAGACGACCCGAAAGCCTTCAAGAAAAAGATGAAAGACCTTGAAAGCGAAGCCTGGGAAGACTTCCTTGATATGACCATCGGTCAGGCCAACCTCTGGGCCGCGCAGAACGTACGCCCGGAGCAGGTTCCGTCCGAAATCACCGGCGCGGAGCCGTACTTCATCGGTTCGCATTCCGGCGCTTCCGGCACGTGGGCCAGCGGCCCGGCGGACATCGCCCCGCCCGAATACCAGATGGGCTACAACCGGATGACCACCGTGAAGGGCCTATTCGTTGCGGGTGACGCCTGCGGCGCCTCTCCGCACAAGTTCTCCTCCGGTTCCTTCACCGAGGGCCGTATCGCCGGCAAGTCCATGGTGAAATTCGCCCTCGAGAACAACACCCTGCCGAATCTCGATGCGGCTCAGGTCGAAGAGTTCAAGGGCAGAATCCTGAAGCCTTTCGAACTTTACGAGCAGCATAAAGACTACGGCACCACCGACGAGGTCAACCCGAACTACATCCTGCCGCGGCAGTACCTCTTCCGGCTCCAGAAGCTCATGGACGAGTACGCCGGCGGCTGGAGTTCCTCCTTCACCACCAATAAGACCAAACTCGATATCGCAATGCAGCTTCTCGATTGGCTCAAGGAAGACGGCGAGAAGATGGTCGCCCGTAACCTCCACGAGCTCATGCGGCTGTTTGAGAACCAGCAGCGTACCTGGCAGGCGGAATCGCACGTCAGGACCATCCTCGCCCGCGAGGAGACCAGATGGCCTGGTTACTACGCCCGCAAGGACACACCGACCATGAACCCGGACCTTCAGAAGTTCATCAACATGAAGTGGAGCGCCGCGGGTGGTTGGGAAGTCGTCGACAGACCCATGATCACTATTTTCAAATAA
- a CDS encoding flagellar assembly protein A translates to MAVDTVTEETIGMAWVKDNKVYVRNPQEEAPPATIAPGEGVRLTVNGEEKKGPTPVREQDVIVTETIDKEEPGRIAVMVAPNKFKAFLDVRLTRRTTYRLLDSEPANNLSLETVSKTLEVMPLDREALNSLLKESNVTYGLNDEMLDGLYDKPEAGRHLIAEGVTAEPGINEKLDIRFAQVAEGRPAISENGTVDYRDLQRFISVEPGDILAVRLPGVLGKPGYRVNGEEVQPSPPKPVELIAGNGASLSNGGMFVTATVSGLPTIRQSGSRFTVSVEPLLVIKGNVDLETGNINFRGNVRIKGSITDAMKVSATGDVIVEGDVSGATVESQGALTARSIIASTVHAGGQTIFYEKLRKLTAELLQHLAQALKGIAFMLEHAAARNQALTPGGAFLILIEQKYQQVPALVKELAKLAEQAPQFKVVLPDNFNDSFLFLKNVFVGLGVTAFESIEDIAKVTKELAVIDGELLKLISSTRSKVTIQYALNSHVEATGDVLVTGQGAYNTNIQSGGKVKIDGIYRAGELNAQGNVFIGKAGSDIGVKTAVRVPSGKNIMIKKSHPGVFLQIGKQKAEVEKPMREIDTTINSEGQIELNGISWTPTEGDR, encoded by the coding sequence TTGGCCGTCGACACAGTGACAGAAGAAACTATCGGAATGGCCTGGGTTAAAGATAATAAGGTTTATGTTCGAAACCCGCAGGAAGAGGCGCCCCCGGCCACGATCGCGCCGGGAGAAGGGGTCCGGCTCACGGTCAACGGTGAAGAAAAGAAAGGTCCTACTCCCGTACGCGAACAGGACGTTATAGTAACAGAAACCATAGACAAAGAAGAACCCGGGCGCATCGCCGTCATGGTCGCTCCCAACAAGTTCAAGGCATTCCTCGACGTGCGTTTAACCAGGCGCACGACGTATCGGCTTTTGGACTCCGAGCCCGCTAACAACCTTTCTCTTGAAACCGTTTCCAAAACCTTGGAAGTGATGCCGCTCGACCGGGAGGCACTTAACAGCCTGCTCAAGGAAAGTAATGTTACGTACGGACTCAATGACGAGATGCTGGACGGACTGTACGACAAACCGGAAGCCGGACGGCACCTTATTGCGGAAGGTGTTACGGCCGAACCGGGAATCAACGAAAAACTAGACATCCGTTTCGCTCAGGTAGCGGAAGGCAGGCCGGCGATATCAGAAAATGGAACGGTTGACTACAGGGACCTGCAGCGGTTCATTTCCGTGGAACCCGGGGATATCCTTGCCGTTAGACTTCCGGGTGTGCTCGGAAAACCAGGTTACCGGGTTAACGGAGAAGAAGTACAGCCCTCCCCGCCTAAACCCGTGGAACTGATAGCCGGCAACGGAGCTTCCCTCTCAAACGGCGGGATGTTTGTTACCGCAACCGTCAGCGGCCTTCCGACTATAAGACAATCCGGCAGTCGTTTCACCGTGTCGGTGGAGCCGCTCCTTGTCATAAAAGGGAACGTAGACCTGGAAACCGGAAACATCAATTTCCGCGGTAATGTACGTATCAAAGGAAGCATAACGGATGCGATGAAGGTTTCCGCAACGGGTGACGTCATCGTTGAAGGCGACGTTTCTGGGGCTACCGTTGAAAGCCAGGGCGCGCTTACCGCCAGGAGCATCATCGCCAGCACGGTACACGCCGGCGGCCAGACGATCTTTTACGAAAAGCTCAGGAAGCTTACGGCGGAGTTGTTGCAGCATCTGGCACAGGCTCTGAAAGGTATCGCTTTTATGTTGGAACACGCCGCCGCAAGAAATCAGGCGCTCACCCCGGGAGGGGCTTTTCTTATCCTTATTGAGCAAAAATACCAGCAGGTTCCCGCTCTGGTCAAAGAACTCGCCAAACTCGCCGAACAGGCGCCGCAGTTTAAGGTCGTATTACCGGATAATTTTAATGATAGCTTTTTATTCTTGAAGAACGTGTTTGTGGGCCTGGGCGTCACCGCTTTTGAGAGCATCGAAGACATAGCCAAAGTTACCAAAGAACTTGCCGTAATCGACGGCGAACTGCTCAAACTCATCTCAAGCACGCGCTCCAAAGTGACCATACAATATGCACTCAATAGTCACGTAGAGGCTACGGGCGATGTTCTTGTCACCGGCCAGGGAGCTTATAATACAAATATTCAAAGCGGCGGCAAGGTGAAAATCGACGGGATATATCGTGCCGGGGAGCTCAACGCACAGGGCAATGTCTTTATCGGTAAAGCGGGCTCGGACATCGGCGTAAAGACCGCCGTCCGGGTACCGTCGGGCAAAAATATAATGATCAAGAAATCCCACCCGGGCGTTTTTCTACAGATAGGAAAACAAAAGGCTGAGGTGGAAAAGCCCATGCGCGAAATCGACACGACCATTAACAGCGAAGGACAAATCGAATTGAACGGAATTTCCTGGACCCCGACTGAAGGGGACAGATAG
- the galT gene encoding galactose-1-phosphate uridylyltransferase yields MPEWRKDPVIDRWVAVSTERAKRPTDYKPPLEQKKQERCPLCEGHEGDTPPEVLAFRQLSSKHDRPGWWVRVVPNKFPACRVEEENRTFYEEAHLVKRCGVGAHEVIIETTEHEPNLVNQSDWQVAEVIWAWRERSLDLRRDERLKYISIFKNKGSVAGSSLEHAHSQLIALPMVPVDIRAEIAGVREFEREKGGCVYCNMWRYEAECKERVVNEGDHFISFVPYAARFPFEMWVLPKKHQRDFAQIEEEQVRDLACVLRESLGRLAQTVYDPPYNMVLHTSPVNDGAGDDYHWHLEILPRLTIIAGFELGTGYYINPTPPEMAAAAMRDAAEWCPEVISSVQEVRASV; encoded by the coding sequence TTGCCTGAATGGCGTAAGGATCCAGTTATCGACAGGTGGGTGGCGGTAAGTACGGAAAGGGCGAAACGTCCAACCGACTATAAACCTCCGCTCGAGCAAAAAAAGCAGGAAAGGTGTCCGCTCTGCGAGGGACACGAGGGGGATACTCCGCCGGAAGTCCTGGCTTTCCGGCAATTGAGCAGCAAACATGACCGGCCGGGCTGGTGGGTCCGGGTAGTTCCGAATAAATTTCCGGCCTGTCGTGTCGAAGAAGAGAATAGGACGTTTTATGAGGAGGCGCACCTCGTCAAACGGTGCGGCGTCGGAGCACACGAAGTGATTATCGAAACAACGGAACATGAACCGAATCTTGTAAACCAGTCCGATTGGCAGGTGGCGGAAGTGATTTGGGCCTGGCGGGAGCGTTCCCTGGATTTACGCCGGGACGAGCGTCTAAAATATATCAGTATTTTCAAAAACAAAGGTTCTGTCGCCGGATCTTCTTTGGAACATGCGCATTCTCAACTTATCGCCCTGCCCATGGTACCGGTGGACATAAGGGCGGAAATCGCGGGCGTAAGAGAGTTCGAGAGGGAAAAAGGCGGGTGCGTCTACTGCAATATGTGGCGCTATGAGGCCGAGTGTAAGGAGCGCGTGGTTAACGAAGGCGATCACTTTATATCATTTGTACCGTATGCGGCCCGTTTTCCCTTCGAAATGTGGGTTTTGCCGAAAAAACACCAGCGCGACTTTGCGCAGATCGAGGAGGAACAGGTACGCGACCTCGCATGTGTATTAAGGGAAAGCCTGGGCCGCTTGGCGCAGACGGTTTATGACCCGCCGTACAACATGGTGCTGCATACGTCCCCGGTAAACGACGGCGCCGGCGATGACTATCACTGGCATCTCGAGATACTACCCCGTCTGACGATTATCGCCGGTTTCGAACTCGGCACCGGTTATTACATCAACCCTACGCCGCCCGAAATGGCGGCGGCAGCCATGAGGGACGCGGCGGAGTGGTGTCCCGAAGTAATCAGTTCGGTTCAGGAGGTGAGGGCAAGTGTTTGA